Proteins encoded by one window of Enterococcus faecalis:
- the nagA gene encoding N-acetylglucosamine-6-phosphate deacetylase: MIIQSKNVWINEQFQPAQVEVSEQRIVAILPYNEKAVDKEYGEKRILPGFIDIHDHGWHGGDANHANHEFIKEWQAYLPEEGITAFLPTTSTTFPKDLEHSFEVIGSFIEEDQGTNGAQILGIHAEGPMISEEFRGSHNPELLVKPSVETFKKWQELAKGHIKLMTLAPENDVENALTTYCHEHDVVISIGHTAATYEQAMAAVEAGAKSFTHTFNGMEDISHRKPTAVVAALDSEETFAEIIADGVHVDYSLVRVLAKLKGKDYLIAVTDSIWAKGCQPGVYPKPEKGIEMVIDEQNVVRLANGKLAGSTNHLNNMVRNLVEKALLPEVIAINSVTKNPARLLNVNESMGEIKLGLLGNFTIIDEKYEVLETLVNGETVYKK; this comes from the coding sequence ATGATTATTCAAAGTAAAAACGTATGGATTAACGAACAATTTCAACCAGCTCAAGTTGAAGTGTCAGAACAACGAATTGTTGCAATTCTACCGTACAATGAAAAAGCTGTCGACAAAGAATACGGAGAAAAGCGCATTCTTCCAGGATTTATTGATATTCATGATCATGGTTGGCATGGTGGGGATGCCAATCATGCCAATCATGAATTTATCAAAGAGTGGCAAGCTTACCTTCCAGAAGAAGGGATTACAGCTTTTTTACCAACAACGTCAACAACATTTCCAAAAGACTTGGAACATTCATTTGAAGTGATTGGTTCATTTATTGAGGAAGACCAAGGAACCAACGGAGCACAAATCTTAGGGATTCATGCGGAAGGACCAATGATTTCTGAAGAATTTCGTGGCTCTCATAATCCAGAGTTATTAGTAAAACCATCCGTTGAGACATTTAAAAAATGGCAAGAGTTGGCAAAAGGGCACATAAAATTAATGACGTTGGCACCAGAAAATGATGTAGAGAATGCCTTGACTACATATTGTCATGAACATGATGTAGTCATTTCAATTGGCCATACGGCTGCAACCTATGAACAAGCAATGGCAGCTGTCGAAGCAGGTGCAAAAAGTTTTACCCATACGTTTAATGGAATGGAAGATATCAGTCACCGGAAACCAACCGCAGTAGTTGCTGCTTTGGATAGTGAGGAAACGTTTGCTGAAATTATTGCTGATGGGGTACATGTTGATTATTCATTAGTACGTGTGTTAGCCAAACTAAAAGGCAAGGACTATTTAATTGCTGTGACAGATTCTATCTGGGCCAAAGGGTGTCAACCAGGCGTTTATCCAAAACCAGAAAAAGGGATTGAAATGGTTATTGATGAACAAAATGTGGTCCGTTTAGCGAATGGCAAGTTAGCTGGAAGTACGAACCATTTAAATAATATGGTTCGCAACCTTGTTGAAAAAGCATTACTTCCAGAAGTGATTGCTATTAATTCAGTCACGAAAAATCCAGCTCGTTTGTTGAATGTGAACGAATCTATGGGAGAAATCAAACTAGGGCTTTTAGGTAATTTTACAATTATTGATGAGAAATACGAAGTGCTAGAAACCTTAGTAAATGGTGAAACAGTTTATAAAAAGTAG
- a CDS encoding peptide ABC transporter substrate-binding protein encodes MKKSVLFTSLLVLSSLALAACGGGSDDKGASNGGSNNQVYTMVESQEMPSADPSLATDEVSFTTLNNVYEGIYRLDKDNKPAPAGAAEKATVSEDGLVYKVKLREESKWSDGKPVTAADYVYGWQRTVDPATASEYAYMFEPVKNAEKISKGELPKEELGIKAINDHELEITLETATPYFDDLLAFPSFLPQRQDIVERFGKDYTKSSDKAVYNGPFTLTEFDGPGTDTKWSLTKNEEYWDKETVKLDKVAINVVKEAPTALNLYETGEVDDTYLSGELAQQMQNSPDLVQLKAASSFYLEMNQADEKSPLTNANLRRAMSYAIDRDSLAKNILANGSLPSQGFVPVDVAKSPKTGEDFVKEAGSDKLVKYDKKKAVEYWNKAKQELGVSNLTVDLMVDDSEGAKKMGEYLQGSLSDTLEGLKVTVTPVPMAVRLDRTLKGDFQIAVRGWSADYSDPINFLDLLESSTSNNRGRYSNPEYDKFIAASKTTDVNDPEKRWEDLINAEKTVIADMGVVPIYQKAESHLRAPNVKEIIYHPTGAKYDFKWAYKE; translated from the coding sequence ATGAAGAAATCTGTTTTATTTACTTCATTACTTGTATTATCAAGCTTAGCTTTAGCGGCCTGCGGCGGTGGCAGTGACGATAAAGGAGCTAGCAACGGCGGCAGCAACAACCAAGTATACACAATGGTTGAATCCCAAGAAATGCCTAGTGCCGATCCGTCCCTTGCGACAGATGAAGTGAGTTTTACCACTTTAAATAATGTCTACGAAGGAATCTATCGTTTAGATAAAGACAACAAACCCGCGCCTGCTGGTGCAGCCGAAAAAGCGACTGTTTCAGAAGACGGTTTAGTTTACAAAGTTAAATTACGTGAAGAATCAAAATGGTCTGATGGCAAACCAGTTACTGCTGCAGATTACGTTTACGGTTGGCAACGAACAGTGGATCCTGCCACTGCTTCAGAATATGCCTACATGTTTGAACCAGTAAAAAATGCTGAAAAAATTTCTAAAGGGGAACTACCTAAAGAAGAATTGGGCATTAAAGCAATCAATGATCATGAATTAGAAATCACTCTAGAAACAGCAACACCATATTTTGACGATTTATTGGCTTTCCCTTCTTTCTTGCCGCAACGTCAAGATATCGTTGAACGTTTTGGTAAAGATTATACAAAGAGTAGCGATAAAGCAGTCTACAATGGTCCCTTTACGCTAACTGAGTTTGATGGTCCCGGAACAGATACTAAATGGTCTCTAACTAAAAATGAAGAATATTGGGACAAAGAGACGGTCAAGTTAGATAAAGTCGCTATCAACGTGGTGAAAGAAGCCCCAACTGCCTTAAATCTTTATGAAACTGGTGAAGTGGATGATACGTATTTATCTGGCGAACTGGCTCAACAAATGCAAAACTCGCCTGACTTGGTCCAATTAAAAGCCGCTTCTTCTTTCTATTTAGAAATGAATCAAGCAGATGAAAAATCACCATTGACTAATGCAAACTTACGTCGTGCTATGTCTTATGCCATCGATCGCGATTCATTAGCTAAAAATATTTTAGCTAATGGCTCTCTTCCTTCACAAGGCTTCGTTCCTGTGGATGTCGCGAAATCACCAAAAACGGGTGAAGACTTTGTTAAAGAAGCCGGCAGCGACAAATTAGTCAAATACGACAAGAAAAAAGCTGTGGAATACTGGAACAAAGCGAAACAAGAACTTGGTGTTTCCAACTTAACGGTTGATTTAATGGTAGACGACTCTGAAGGCGCTAAAAAAATGGGCGAATATCTTCAAGGATCACTATCTGATACTTTGGAAGGCTTAAAAGTAACTGTGACGCCTGTCCCTATGGCTGTTCGCTTAGATCGTACCTTAAAAGGGGATTTCCAAATCGCTGTTCGTGGTTGGAGTGCCGACTATTCAGACCCAATTAACTTCTTAGATTTATTAGAAAGCTCAACTTCTAATAACCGTGGACGTTACAGCAATCCTGAATACGATAAATTCATTGCTGCGTCCAAAACCACAGATGTTAACGATCCTGAAAAACGCTGGGAAGATCTAATCAACGCTGAAAAAACAGTAATTGCTGATATGGGTGTTGTGCCAATTTACCAAAAAGCAGAATCACACTTACGTGCACCAAACGTGAAAGAAATTATTTATCATCCAACAGGTGCTAAATACGACTTCAAGTGGGCGTATAAAGAATAA
- the agaW gene encoding PTS N-acetylgalactosamine transporter subunit IIC, whose product MLVQAILVGIWAGIAGVDKLVLQTHIHRPIVTGLIVGLILGDVNTGLITGATLELVWIGAVAIGGAQPPNVVIGGVIGTALAIITKSDPQVTVGLAVPFAVAAQALITLLYTAMSPIMHKFDAYAKKADTRGIERMSSFLPIVLFICYFFVVFLCIFFGADKASSFISILPEWSIHGLSVAGGMMPAVGFAMLLKTMWETSYVPFFIFGFVMAAYLGLDTLAVAGLAVAIALYEFYAQRNNTVTASNNNGGFEEDGI is encoded by the coding sequence ATGTTAGTACAGGCAATTTTGGTAGGAATTTGGGCTGGGATAGCAGGGGTCGATAAGCTTGTCTTACAGACACATATTCATCGTCCGATTGTTACAGGGCTGATTGTTGGTTTAATATTGGGAGATGTCAACACAGGGTTAATCACTGGAGCAACGCTAGAGTTAGTTTGGATTGGTGCAGTAGCAATCGGCGGTGCGCAACCACCCAACGTAGTAATTGGGGGAGTTATTGGAACAGCGTTAGCAATTATCACAAAATCTGATCCACAAGTGACCGTAGGGTTGGCTGTTCCTTTCGCAGTTGCAGCGCAAGCGTTAATTACCTTGTTATATACAGCGATGTCACCAATTATGCATAAATTTGATGCTTATGCAAAAAAAGCAGATACAAGAGGCATCGAAAGAATGTCTAGTTTTTTACCAATCGTTTTATTCATTTGTTATTTTTTTGTAGTATTTTTATGTATTTTCTTTGGTGCTGATAAAGCATCTAGTTTCATTTCTATTCTACCCGAATGGAGTATTCATGGCTTGAGCGTTGCAGGTGGTATGATGCCAGCAGTAGGTTTCGCCATGTTATTAAAAACGATGTGGGAAACATCCTACGTACCGTTCTTTATTTTTGGGTTTGTTATGGCTGCCTATTTAGGATTAGATACATTAGCGGTTGCAGGTTTAGCTGTCGCAATTGCTTTATATGAATTTTACGCACAAAGAAATAATACAGTCACTGCATCAAATAATAATGGAGGGTTTGAAGAAGATGGCATCTGA
- a CDS encoding PTS system mannose/fructose/sorbose family transporter subunit IID, whose product MEGLKKMASEETYNDTISEKVITKKELKKIMFRSYLLQSSFNYERMQAGGWTYSLIPGLKKIHRDKEDLALSLENHLQFMNTNPQLVTFMHGVIIAMEESKESPKSIQAIKTALMGPLGGIGDALFYLTVLPIAAAIGSQLSLEGNILGPIVFLLLFNIPYMAAKIGLINLGYKMGVKAISVLSESTKKLSRSATIVGISVVGALIPKSVQLTTTFVFRLKDTKLDLQTQLFDTIMPNLLPLVFTLFCFIMLKKGRTPIALIIFTVIFGLLGSLIGII is encoded by the coding sequence ATGGAGGGTTTGAAGAAGATGGCATCTGAAGAAACATATAATGATACGATATCCGAAAAAGTAATAACAAAAAAAGAGTTAAAAAAAATAATGTTCCGTTCGTATCTGCTACAATCTTCATTTAATTATGAAAGAATGCAAGCAGGCGGCTGGACCTACTCATTAATTCCAGGATTGAAAAAGATTCATCGTGATAAAGAAGACTTAGCTCTTTCTTTGGAAAATCATTTACAATTTATGAACACGAATCCACAATTAGTGACGTTCATGCATGGTGTGATTATTGCAATGGAAGAGTCAAAAGAATCACCAAAATCCATTCAAGCGATTAAAACAGCGTTGATGGGCCCGTTAGGCGGAATTGGGGATGCGCTATTTTATTTAACCGTTTTGCCGATTGCAGCAGCGATTGGTTCACAACTATCATTAGAAGGCAATATCTTAGGACCAATTGTTTTCTTGTTGTTATTTAATATTCCGTATATGGCTGCCAAAATTGGGTTAATTAATCTAGGTTATAAAATGGGTGTCAAAGCAATTTCAGTTTTAAGCGAAAGTACTAAAAAATTATCTCGTTCAGCAACAATTGTAGGAATTTCCGTGGTGGGCGCGTTGATTCCGAAGAGTGTACAATTAACGACAACTTTTGTTTTTCGCTTGAAAGACACTAAGTTAGACCTTCAAACACAATTGTTTGATACAATCATGCCCAATTTATTACCTTTAGTGTTTACGCTGTTTTGTTTTATTATGTTGAAAAAAGGACGCACGCCGATTGCTTTAATTATTTTTACTGTGATTTTTGGGTTGTTAGGTTCTTTAATCGGGATTATATAA